The proteins below are encoded in one region of Juglans microcarpa x Juglans regia isolate MS1-56 chromosome 4D, Jm3101_v1.0, whole genome shotgun sequence:
- the LOC121260703 gene encoding zinc finger CCCH domain-containing protein 22 has product MGSEEERLLENQLEFQLQDQRDSLATLNEALASDPANPELLSVHEELVQAIKDAEEGLFHLKRARLLREADSALHGFNPTSEDVKVEPLDSADIEPEPLEEQICSVGSKCRFRHTDGRWYTGRVVESDSFDSAKISFLTPTAENMLMCKFFLQQRCRFGTNCRLSHGVDVPLASLKKYIPTIWDQSLVGSSIWAISDSKSGIWREAELESWDDKLGEGQVVFRDDGSSAKLGPDAISLSEYAQVSDDEESDSGSEQSDSSNYEEDSQGIGFLESTTQQRGIQTETTIFAKWENHTRGIASKMMANMGYRDGMGLGASGQGMLNPISVKVLPPKQSLDHALESCEGEETNESQGKKRSRGGKRKRDKKFAALARAAKEEEELRPDVFSLINNQLAMHSEALNGGSGKKHQNRCSGEGKKVDRRALIAYDDEVKDLRMRIEKLEEMVNRNRKEKVVYEAAMRKLNETRKALAEAEAAQASASNAVVSGEKEKRWLKF; this is encoded by the exons ATGGGGAGCGAGGAAGAGAGACTTCTAGAGAACCAGCTGGAGTTTCAATTGCAAGATCAAAGAGATTCACTTGCTACTCTAAACGAAGCCCTAGCCTCTGACCCCGCCAATCCCGAGCTTCTCTCG GTTCATGAGGAGCTTGTTCAGGCAATAAAAGATGCAGAGGAAGGACTTTTTCACCTAAAGCGTGCACGATTGCTACGAGAAGCTGATTCGGCGCTCCATGGTTTCAACCCCACATCTGAGGATGTTAAAGTCGAGCCTCTTGACTCAGCAGACATTGAACCGGAACCACTGGAGGAGCAAATTTGCTCGGTTGGATCAAAATGTAGATTCCGTCACACTGATGGCCGATGGTACACGGGTCGAGTCGTTGAGTCAGACAGTTTTGATTCTgcaaaaatttcttttcttacacCAACAGCCGAAAATATGTTG ATGTGCAAGTTCTTTCTACAACAACGATGTCGATTCGGTACTAATTGTCGCTTATCACATG GTGTTGATGTCCCATTGGCCTCCTTGAAGAAGTACATCCCAACAATTTGGGATCAGTCACTTGTGGGTTCCAGTATTTGGGCAATATCAGATAGTAAATCTGGCATTTGGAGAGAAGCTGAACTTGAATCATGGGATGACAAACTTGGAGAAGGGCAAGTTGTTTTTCGAGATGATGGAAGCTCTGCAAAGCTTGGGCCAGATGCAATCTCATTATCTGAATATGCCCAAGTGAGTGATGATGAGGAGAGTGATTCCGGCTCTGAACAGTCTGATTCTAGCAATTATGAAGAAGATTCACAAGGTATAGGGTTTCTTGAAAGCACCACCCAGCAGAGAGGAATCCAGACAGAAACTACCATATTTGCCAAGTGGGAGAATCACACCCGGGGTATAGCTTCAAAAATGATGGCCAATATGGGTTATCGTGATGGGATGGGTTTAGGAGCTTCTGGACAGGGAATGTTGAATCCCATCAGTGTGAAGGTCCTTCCGCCAAAGCAATCTCTCGATCATGCTCTTGAATCTTGTGAAGGTGAAGAGACCAACGAGAGTCAAGGGAAGAAGCGGAGCAGAGGTGGTAAGAGGAAACGTGATAAGAAGTTTGCAGCATTGGCTAGGGCAGCaaaggaagaagaggaattGAGACCAGATGTCTTTAGTCTTATCAATAACCAACTCGCAATGCATAGTGAAGCTCTAAATGGTGGGTCAGGAAAGAAGCATCAAAATAGATGTTCTGGGGAGGGGAAGAAAGTAGATAGGCGGGCTCTGATTGCTTATGATGATGAGGTAAAGGACCTGAGGATGCGAATTGAGAAGCTTGAAGAAATGGTTAACAGAAACCGGAAGGAGAAGGTGGTTTACGAAGCTGCCATGAGAAAATTAAACGAGACTCGGAAAGCTTTAGCGGAGGCTGAGGCAGCTCAGGCATCAGCATCAAATGCAGTTGTaagtggagaaaaagaaaaaagatggctCAAGTTTTAA